The proteins below are encoded in one region of Planctopirus limnophila DSM 3776:
- a CDS encoding PVC-type heme-binding CxxCH protein, which translates to MTSSKFIALAFASFLLTSVTIHVSPLDAQTNSSREESLAAQSTASTPADSSSAFPAPFNTEKSSTDSSMPAGEAAAKTEVPSGLKVNVFATEPDVQNPIAMCWDSLGRLWILENYTYAERTQRFEPTLRDRLLILEDKDRDGVMDQRKVFTDDIRQCTSIAIGHGGVWLLALPQLIFIPDANHDDIPDGPAQVMLDGFEVARENHHNFANGLKWGPDGWLYGRCGGSCPARVGLPDAPPEERVALEGGIWRYHPVSREVEVLTTGTTNPWGHDWNAFYEIFFVNTVNGHLWHAIPGAHYTRPFTLDPNTRTYGLIDQHADHYHFDTGKSWTASRDGAASSLGGGHAHSGTMIYLGGQWPEEYRGQLFTLNFHGRRINVEQLDREGSGYVARHKPDMFLSPDAWFRGIDLDYGPDGNVYVLDWSDTGECHEHTGVHRTSGRIYRISSTSNSPLPPKPPNKTVPFHAVNDLLLVPLLQSTNEWDVRQARLELAHRARAKTLDPETFSTLQQLFAEMDKSSAGKAPEEFAQAQLRLLVTIGTIAGMQQQSLPPQTLALALQSPHESVRAWAIRLATDRLPIDDAMSRQRSRSAAEQAAILLHARQQLPMLLERAQHDPSPFVRLVLASTLQRLPVELRPQLAALLMKDARDDNDHNLPLMVWYGLIPVAEAVPQELVKVFQESQWPSVRQKIVRRLAEDLESHPEHVDALVAKVVQQKDPAQLFDLAAGLTDGLKGWRKAKAPNAWPQVIAVVEATPMLSNDAKLKTLLTDLNLLFGDGRAMADVRRVATDSQSDPANRLAALATLSENHPDDLDQILVPLLKEARFNVAAAKGLANWNHPRANRPQIGQQIVASYRSFRAPVRPEIISLLATRREYAQALIKGLEEGRIPTADITAFDVRQMRALKDPALDEALTKLWGEARETTADKRLAIEQLKEKLTGETLAKASLGDGRVLFTTHCAKCHKLYGEGGAIGPDLTGAQRSNLDYLLENILDPSSVVSKDYRMSVAELEDGRVLSGIIVEQTPRTLTLQTQTEKLTIERSEIVELTPTNLSPMPDGILQPLSESQIRDLIAYLKHPQQVALPAR; encoded by the coding sequence GTGACTTCTTCCAAATTCATTGCTCTAGCTTTCGCCAGCTTTCTGTTGACCAGCGTCACTATTCACGTTTCTCCGCTTGACGCTCAGACGAACTCTTCCCGTGAAGAATCCCTGGCGGCTCAATCAACAGCTTCTACCCCAGCCGATTCTTCCAGCGCATTCCCTGCCCCCTTCAATACCGAGAAATCATCGACCGATTCCTCAATGCCAGCAGGCGAAGCAGCAGCGAAAACAGAGGTCCCCTCGGGGCTCAAGGTGAATGTTTTTGCCACCGAACCCGATGTTCAAAACCCGATTGCCATGTGCTGGGATTCTCTGGGCCGGCTGTGGATCCTGGAGAACTACACTTACGCCGAACGCACACAACGATTCGAACCGACACTGCGCGACCGGTTGCTGATTCTTGAAGACAAAGACCGTGACGGAGTCATGGACCAGCGGAAAGTCTTCACTGACGACATCCGGCAATGCACCAGCATCGCCATTGGTCATGGCGGAGTCTGGCTGCTCGCTTTGCCGCAACTGATTTTCATTCCCGATGCCAACCATGACGACATTCCCGATGGCCCGGCTCAGGTGATGCTCGACGGCTTCGAAGTGGCCCGCGAAAACCATCACAACTTTGCCAATGGCCTCAAATGGGGGCCGGATGGCTGGCTCTATGGCCGCTGTGGTGGTTCCTGCCCGGCTCGTGTTGGTCTCCCCGATGCTCCTCCCGAAGAACGTGTGGCTCTCGAAGGGGGCATATGGCGCTATCATCCTGTCTCGCGCGAGGTCGAAGTTCTTACCACCGGGACGACCAATCCCTGGGGACACGACTGGAACGCGTTCTACGAGATTTTCTTCGTCAACACCGTCAATGGCCACCTCTGGCATGCGATCCCCGGCGCGCACTATACGAGACCCTTCACGCTCGACCCGAATACCCGCACCTATGGGCTGATTGATCAACATGCCGACCATTATCACTTTGATACGGGAAAGAGCTGGACAGCCTCACGCGATGGCGCGGCCAGTTCACTGGGCGGCGGCCATGCTCATTCGGGAACGATGATCTACCTGGGCGGCCAATGGCCAGAAGAATACCGGGGCCAGCTATTCACGTTGAATTTCCATGGTCGGCGCATCAATGTCGAACAACTCGATCGCGAAGGGAGCGGCTACGTCGCTCGCCATAAACCCGATATGTTCCTCTCACCCGATGCGTGGTTCCGAGGCATCGATCTCGATTATGGGCCGGATGGCAATGTCTATGTGCTCGACTGGAGCGATACCGGAGAATGCCACGAACATACCGGCGTGCATCGCACCAGCGGTCGCATTTATCGCATCAGTTCCACCAGCAACTCACCACTTCCGCCCAAACCGCCCAACAAAACAGTTCCATTCCATGCCGTGAATGATTTACTGCTGGTGCCTTTACTGCAATCCACCAATGAGTGGGATGTTCGTCAGGCTCGCCTGGAGCTGGCCCATCGAGCCCGTGCCAAGACCTTAGACCCCGAGACTTTCTCGACGCTGCAGCAGCTCTTTGCCGAAATGGACAAGTCCAGCGCTGGCAAAGCTCCCGAAGAGTTTGCGCAGGCACAGCTGCGCCTGCTGGTGACCATCGGGACGATTGCCGGTATGCAGCAGCAAAGCCTGCCGCCGCAAACTTTGGCGCTGGCACTACAATCGCCTCATGAATCGGTACGTGCGTGGGCGATTCGACTGGCCACGGATCGGCTTCCCATCGACGACGCAATGAGCCGGCAGCGCTCGCGATCAGCCGCTGAGCAGGCAGCGATACTGCTCCATGCCCGTCAGCAATTGCCCATGTTGCTGGAACGAGCCCAGCACGATCCATCGCCCTTCGTGCGGCTGGTTCTTGCTTCCACTTTGCAGCGATTGCCAGTCGAACTCAGGCCGCAACTGGCCGCTTTGCTGATGAAAGATGCTCGCGATGATAACGATCACAATCTGCCACTCATGGTCTGGTATGGGCTGATTCCTGTCGCTGAAGCGGTACCTCAAGAACTGGTAAAAGTCTTTCAGGAGAGCCAATGGCCTTCTGTGCGGCAGAAGATAGTTCGTCGGCTGGCAGAAGATCTGGAATCGCATCCAGAACACGTCGATGCCCTCGTCGCAAAGGTCGTCCAGCAGAAAGATCCCGCTCAGTTGTTTGATCTCGCGGCGGGACTGACCGATGGTCTCAAAGGCTGGCGAAAAGCCAAAGCCCCCAATGCGTGGCCTCAAGTGATCGCTGTCGTAGAAGCGACGCCGATGTTATCGAACGATGCCAAACTCAAGACGCTGCTCACCGACCTGAATCTGCTTTTTGGCGATGGCCGGGCCATGGCCGATGTCCGCCGGGTCGCGACGGATAGCCAGTCCGATCCTGCCAATCGTCTTGCGGCCCTGGCCACACTTTCTGAAAATCATCCCGACGATCTTGACCAGATCCTCGTGCCACTGCTGAAGGAAGCCCGCTTCAATGTGGCGGCTGCCAAAGGCCTTGCCAACTGGAATCATCCCCGGGCCAATCGCCCACAGATTGGCCAGCAGATTGTGGCGAGTTATCGCTCTTTCCGAGCCCCCGTCCGCCCCGAAATCATTTCGTTACTGGCCACTCGCCGGGAATATGCTCAAGCTCTCATCAAGGGACTCGAAGAGGGGAGAATTCCTACGGCTGATATCACCGCTTTCGACGTGCGCCAAATGCGGGCCTTGAAGGATCCAGCACTCGACGAAGCTTTGACCAAGCTCTGGGGGGAAGCTCGCGAAACCACGGCTGATAAGCGTCTGGCCATTGAGCAGCTCAAGGAAAAACTGACTGGCGAAACTCTGGCCAAAGCCTCGCTGGGCGATGGCCGCGTGCTCTTTACTACGCATTGTGCCAAATGTCACAAACTCTATGGCGAAGGGGGCGCGATTGGCCCCGATCTGACAGGCGCGCAGCGATCGAATCTCGATTACCTGCTGGAAAACATTCTCGACCCGAGCAGTGTGGTTTCCAAAGATTACCGCATGTCGGTGGCTGAACTCGAAGATGGCCGCGTCCTTTCGGGCATTATTGTCGAGCAGACACCACGAACGCTCACACTGCAGACTCAGACAGAAAAATTGACGATTGAGCGAAGTGAGATTGTGGAACTGACGCCGACAAATTTATCACCCATGCCGGATGGCATTCTCCAGCCACTCAGTGAATCCCAGATTCGCGACCTGATCGCTTACCTCAAGCATCCCCAACAGGTGGCCCTGCCGGCTCGCTGA
- a CDS encoding lysophospholipid acyltransferase family protein yields MTGPNQTSPEQLPRINQRWFDGFAWYSRRYLARHFRAMRVLKSDAQRAGPDVPLVAYMNHASWWDPLVGLLIAKEFWPNRNHYGAMDREALESYKFFEKIGFFGVDRGTPRGAVQFLKMAQAITSSPAHALWMTPQGRFADARERPAELMAGLPQVLSRLTSGVVQPIAIEYVFWDERLPEVLVHLGTTREIASLSRDRHICQQELSQLLTTAQDELQVAAMQRNPELFETMIDGQQGMSSIYGWWRSLRLSWKRKPPASH; encoded by the coding sequence GTGACGGGCCCGAATCAGACATCCCCCGAACAACTTCCTCGCATCAATCAGAGATGGTTCGACGGGTTTGCCTGGTATTCCCGAAGGTACCTCGCCCGGCACTTTCGCGCGATGCGCGTGCTGAAATCGGATGCCCAGCGGGCAGGGCCGGATGTTCCACTGGTGGCCTACATGAACCATGCCTCCTGGTGGGATCCGCTGGTGGGGCTGTTGATTGCCAAAGAGTTCTGGCCCAATCGAAATCATTATGGAGCCATGGATCGGGAAGCTCTCGAAAGTTACAAGTTCTTCGAGAAAATCGGGTTCTTTGGGGTGGATCGCGGTACGCCGCGGGGAGCTGTTCAGTTCCTGAAAATGGCACAGGCTATTACCAGCAGCCCGGCCCACGCTTTATGGATGACTCCGCAAGGCCGCTTTGCCGATGCCCGCGAGCGGCCCGCCGAACTGATGGCAGGCTTGCCACAAGTACTCTCACGATTGACCAGCGGCGTCGTGCAGCCAATTGCCATTGAGTATGTTTTCTGGGATGAGCGACTTCCTGAAGTGCTGGTTCACCTGGGAACCACTCGCGAGATTGCCAGCCTGTCGCGAGACCGTCATATCTGCCAGCAGGAACTTTCACAGCTTCTGACAACAGCCCAGGATGAACTCCAGGTAGCAGCCATGCAGCGAAATCCTGAGCTGTTCGAAACCATGATCGACGGCCAGCAAGGGATGTCGAGCATTTACGGCTGGTGGCGATCACTCAGACTGAGCTGGAAACGCAAGCCCCCAGCTAGCCACTAA
- a CDS encoding phytoene desaturase family protein has translation MINQTTQQVAVVGAGLGGLAAACTLAARGYQVAVFEQNEWSGGKAAVLNEAGFRFDMGPTILTLPSVLKRIFAEAGRPLEDYLEMVPLDPQWRCIFDDGDILDLVANVDEMYRRINDFSENPAAGHGYRKFLQYSAQLHDLSNRVFFWRSVGSIKDMFRAGELMDFRGLKDMLTLRMGSSVAGTVRSFIPDARVSQLVDHFTQYVGSSPDASPAVLCGIAHMQTQEGIWYPMGGTRAVPVALRKLATDLGVVFYEGEPIEKIQKSAGKVTGVTTRAGRTFACDAVVSNADCVRMHEELLEPTDRTRFLSERKYEPACSGVVLYLGLKERYPQLLHHNFVFSRDPHEEFDAIYNQGVPAPDPTCYICAPAVTEPAVAPAGGEALYILVHTPYLRSGQDWNKMLPEYRQVILDKLKRSAGLTDIEDRIVYESALTPQSIQDRYRVLKGAIYGLASHGKYMGAFKPANRYAAVKGLYMAGGSVHPGPGMPMVMMSGWIAADSLDQDRVVEPVRRDLVTAGR, from the coding sequence ATGATTAATCAAACAACGCAGCAGGTTGCAGTCGTCGGGGCTGGTCTGGGTGGATTGGCAGCAGCCTGTACATTGGCTGCGCGAGGTTACCAGGTCGCGGTCTTCGAACAGAATGAGTGGTCTGGTGGTAAGGCTGCGGTACTGAATGAAGCGGGCTTCCGGTTTGACATGGGCCCGACGATTTTAACGCTTCCTTCTGTTCTCAAGAGAATTTTCGCTGAGGCCGGGCGACCACTCGAAGACTATCTCGAAATGGTTCCGCTTGATCCCCAATGGCGCTGCATTTTTGATGACGGCGATATTCTCGATCTGGTGGCCAACGTGGATGAGATGTACCGCCGGATCAACGACTTTTCCGAGAATCCAGCAGCCGGGCATGGCTATCGCAAGTTTCTGCAATACTCGGCTCAACTGCACGATCTGAGCAATCGTGTCTTTTTCTGGCGGTCGGTGGGCTCGATCAAAGATATGTTCCGCGCTGGCGAGTTGATGGACTTCCGGGGGCTGAAGGACATGCTTACCTTACGCATGGGAAGTTCGGTCGCAGGAACCGTGAGATCGTTCATTCCCGATGCCCGCGTTTCGCAACTGGTGGATCATTTCACGCAGTATGTGGGTTCATCCCCTGATGCTTCACCAGCAGTCTTGTGCGGCATCGCCCACATGCAGACGCAGGAAGGGATCTGGTATCCGATGGGCGGAACTCGGGCTGTCCCGGTTGCTCTCAGGAAGCTGGCCACCGATCTGGGTGTGGTTTTCTACGAAGGAGAACCGATTGAGAAAATTCAGAAGTCAGCCGGCAAAGTCACGGGGGTTACAACTCGCGCTGGTCGTACATTTGCCTGTGACGCCGTCGTTTCAAATGCCGATTGCGTGCGTATGCATGAGGAACTGCTGGAGCCCACCGATCGCACCAGATTTTTGAGTGAACGCAAGTACGAACCGGCCTGCTCAGGTGTGGTGCTCTATCTGGGTCTGAAAGAGCGATATCCTCAGCTATTGCATCACAATTTTGTTTTCTCGCGAGATCCTCACGAAGAGTTCGATGCGATCTATAACCAGGGAGTTCCTGCGCCAGATCCGACATGTTACATCTGCGCACCTGCCGTCACTGAGCCCGCAGTTGCTCCAGCCGGCGGCGAGGCTCTCTATATTCTGGTACATACTCCTTATCTGAGATCCGGGCAGGATTGGAACAAAATGCTCCCTGAGTATCGACAGGTGATTCTCGATAAGCTCAAACGCTCTGCCGGATTGACTGATATTGAAGACCGCATCGTCTACGAATCCGCCTTGACTCCCCAGAGCATTCAAGACCGGTATCGTGTCTTGAAGGGGGCCATCTACGGCCTGGCCAGTCATGGGAAGTACATGGGCGCGTTTAAGCCCGCCAATCGATATGCCGCAGTCAAGGGCCTGTATATGGCGGGTGGCAGTGTCCATCCCGGCCCTGGCATGCCCATGGTCATGATGTCGGGCTGGATTGCGGCTGATTCGCTCGATCAGGACCGGGTCGTGGAACCTGTCCGCAGAGACCTGGTTACGGCAGGGCGATAA
- a CDS encoding peptidylprolyl isomerase, with translation MGEGMHLETNTPAPAAAKKPKSKWIKPVAFIAGTAAILTAGGFVMQSMSPKVGQAATETAGKATPTTDRPVKVMARVNKEIIPFDMVAEECVARYGKEVLDDIINRTMIQQACEAAGVTVTEEEVTAEINRIAKRFNLDVNNWYQMLQAERGINPQQYRRSVIWPMLALKKLASEKIDIKEEELNRAFVRNYGPRVKARMILMDNLRRATTVWEKANADADNFEKYAQEFSIDPQSRALGGSVPPIPKYSGNDSLEKAAFALKEGEISGVIEVGPSRFAIIKCEGRTVPTVNELTQEIRDSLYDELAEQKTQVSVAKTFEEIQKSTRIDNYLTATVTGPDRVPAANAPGANAPGAPQQPAAPTGAVRLGNRPANNGN, from the coding sequence ATGGGTGAAGGGATGCACCTCGAGACCAATACACCGGCTCCGGCAGCCGCCAAAAAGCCAAAATCCAAATGGATTAAGCCAGTCGCTTTCATCGCAGGGACTGCTGCCATTCTCACTGCCGGCGGATTCGTCATGCAGTCGATGAGCCCGAAAGTGGGTCAGGCTGCGACGGAAACAGCTGGAAAGGCTACGCCAACCACAGATCGCCCGGTGAAGGTGATGGCTCGCGTTAATAAGGAAATCATTCCTTTTGACATGGTCGCTGAAGAATGCGTTGCCCGATATGGCAAGGAAGTTCTCGACGACATTATCAATCGCACCATGATCCAGCAGGCCTGCGAAGCCGCTGGCGTGACCGTGACCGAAGAAGAAGTCACCGCCGAAATCAATCGCATTGCCAAGCGTTTCAACCTGGATGTCAACAACTGGTATCAGATGCTTCAGGCTGAACGCGGCATCAATCCTCAGCAGTATCGCCGCAGCGTGATCTGGCCGATGCTGGCACTGAAGAAGCTCGCCAGCGAAAAAATCGACATCAAGGAAGAAGAGCTGAATCGCGCCTTTGTTCGCAACTACGGCCCTCGCGTCAAGGCCCGCATGATTCTCATGGATAACCTCCGCCGCGCGACGACCGTGTGGGAAAAGGCGAATGCTGACGCTGATAACTTTGAAAAGTACGCTCAGGAATTCTCGATCGATCCCCAGAGCCGGGCACTTGGTGGCTCCGTCCCACCGATTCCCAAGTACTCTGGCAACGACAGCCTCGAAAAGGCCGCCTTTGCTCTGAAGGAAGGCGAAATCTCCGGCGTGATCGAAGTGGGCCCCAGCCGCTTTGCGATTATCAAGTGCGAAGGCCGCACGGTTCCTACGGTCAACGAACTGACTCAGGAAATCCGCGATTCACTCTACGACGAACTTGCGGAACAGAAGACACAGGTCTCTGTCGCCAAGACCTTCGAAGAAATCCAGAAGTCGACACGCATCGACAATTACCTGACTGCCACAGTGACCGGCCCGGATCGTGTTCCCGCCGCCAATGCTCCTGGTGCGAACGCACCCGGTGCTCCTCAGCAGCCAGCCGCTCCGACAGGCGCCGTTCGCCTCGGAAATCGTCCTGCGAATAATGGCAACTGA
- a CDS encoding PLP-dependent cysteine synthase family protein: MLSPLNTPLVPVSLDGGSPIYAKLEYLQPSGSTKDRLSFFILGKAIRNGTLKPGQSVIEASSGSTSISLAMVCAHLGLKFIAVMPEGVSQERIKSITAYGAQVVLTPASEGILGSLTMCRKLAAEQEGFLPRQFENLDNARAHQTQTAQEIAHELGTQCIDAFVSGVGTGGTLVGNYWGLRDFGCPVSAVLAKPVSRQLISDVECCSFSGKIPGVVDGLSTIYREARIDHLIEIEVDDALAIETTKKLIKKGFPVGPSSGLNFAAGEILREKHPHLKTIVTIFPDRMDRYFSTPLFA, translated from the coding sequence ATGCTTTCTCCACTCAATACGCCGTTGGTCCCTGTCTCTCTGGATGGTGGTTCGCCAATCTACGCGAAGCTGGAATACCTGCAGCCTTCGGGTTCGACCAAAGACCGGTTGTCGTTTTTCATTCTCGGCAAAGCGATACGAAACGGAACCTTGAAACCTGGCCAATCAGTGATCGAGGCGTCGAGTGGTTCGACGAGCATTTCATTAGCGATGGTTTGTGCTCATCTGGGGCTTAAGTTTATCGCCGTCATGCCGGAGGGAGTGAGCCAGGAGCGCATCAAAAGCATTACGGCTTATGGTGCACAGGTGGTTTTAACCCCGGCGAGTGAAGGCATTCTGGGTTCATTGACCATGTGCCGGAAGCTGGCTGCGGAGCAGGAAGGGTTTCTGCCCCGGCAGTTTGAGAACCTCGACAATGCACGGGCTCATCAGACGCAGACTGCCCAGGAAATTGCCCATGAGTTGGGGACGCAGTGCATTGATGCGTTCGTTTCGGGAGTTGGCACCGGGGGGACGCTGGTCGGCAACTACTGGGGTCTCCGGGATTTTGGTTGTCCTGTATCGGCAGTGCTGGCCAAACCTGTGAGCCGTCAATTGATCTCGGATGTCGAGTGCTGCAGCTTCTCAGGGAAGATTCCCGGCGTAGTCGATGGGTTATCCACGATCTATCGCGAAGCCCGGATCGACCATCTGATCGAGATTGAAGTCGATGATGCCCTGGCGATCGAAACGACAAAAAAGCTGATTAAAAAAGGCTTCCCCGTCGGCCCGAGTTCGGGTCTCAACTTTGCGGCTGGCGAGATCTTACGCGAGAAGCATCCACATCTGAAAACCATCGTCACGATCTTCCCGGATCGCATGGATCGCTACTTCAGCACCCCGCTCTTCGCATAG
- a CDS encoding sulfatase family protein gives MSPAHHLTSATSRLTLLLWSFCVLCGASFAADSTKPNIVVIFADDLGYGDLGCYGSPTIRTPHLDEMAAEGLRFTDFYSAAEVCTPSRAALLTGRLPIRSGMCGARRVLFPNSKGGLPPAEITIAEALKEKGYATAQIGKWHLGIHPGSRPLDQGFDQSFGLPYSNDMDARADLPKGSTGSPNPPLDGWNVALLRNGEVVEQPANQTTLTKRYTEEAIKFITEKKNVPFFLYMPHTFPHVPMFASQDFKGKSRAGIYGDAVEELDWSVGQVLGALCREGIAENTLVFFSSDNGPWLIMGDQGGSAGLLKDGKGSTWEGGMRVPGIAWMPSRIKPGVTSQLASAMDVFPTALALAGASLPKDVVFDGVDLAPLLFESRPLPERPFFYYRGNQLFACRLGEWKAHFQTQTGYGGSKPERHEPELLFHLGRDPSEKRNVAAAHPEVLIRIQEAVKAHQSQVIPGPPQLQ, from the coding sequence ATGTCACCCGCTCATCACCTTACATCGGCCACATCCCGTCTCACGTTGTTGCTTTGGAGCTTTTGCGTCCTCTGCGGTGCTTCCTTCGCCGCAGATTCCACGAAGCCCAACATCGTGGTGATCTTTGCTGATGATCTTGGTTACGGTGATCTCGGCTGTTATGGGTCGCCAACAATCCGCACGCCGCACCTCGACGAGATGGCTGCGGAGGGATTACGGTTTACAGATTTTTATTCTGCCGCCGAGGTGTGTACCCCCAGCCGAGCGGCTTTGCTCACGGGACGATTGCCAATTCGCAGTGGCATGTGCGGGGCTCGCCGCGTGCTGTTTCCAAACTCCAAAGGAGGGTTGCCCCCGGCAGAGATCACCATCGCCGAGGCACTCAAGGAAAAGGGCTATGCCACTGCACAGATTGGCAAGTGGCATCTCGGCATTCACCCGGGGTCGCGTCCATTGGATCAGGGCTTCGATCAAAGCTTTGGCCTGCCATACTCCAATGATATGGATGCCCGGGCCGATTTGCCGAAAGGCTCGACGGGTTCACCCAATCCACCGCTCGACGGCTGGAATGTGGCGCTGTTGCGCAATGGAGAGGTTGTTGAACAACCGGCAAACCAGACCACGTTAACGAAACGTTATACCGAAGAAGCCATCAAGTTCATCACAGAGAAGAAGAACGTTCCATTCTTCCTCTACATGCCTCACACCTTTCCGCATGTGCCCATGTTTGCCTCGCAGGATTTCAAGGGCAAAAGCCGTGCGGGCATTTATGGTGACGCTGTTGAAGAGCTGGATTGGAGTGTGGGGCAGGTCCTGGGAGCCTTGTGTCGGGAAGGTATCGCTGAGAATACGCTTGTTTTCTTCTCCAGTGATAACGGCCCCTGGCTCATCATGGGCGATCAAGGCGGCAGTGCCGGTCTGCTCAAGGATGGCAAAGGGAGCACCTGGGAAGGCGGCATGCGTGTACCCGGGATTGCCTGGATGCCGAGCCGGATCAAGCCCGGCGTGACCAGTCAGCTCGCCAGTGCGATGGATGTGTTTCCCACGGCTCTGGCCCTGGCCGGTGCATCGCTCCCGAAGGATGTTGTGTTCGATGGCGTCGATCTCGCGCCATTACTTTTCGAATCCAGGCCTCTGCCGGAGCGACCGTTCTTTTATTATCGAGGCAATCAACTTTTTGCCTGCCGCCTGGGTGAATGGAAGGCTCATTTCCAGACTCAAACAGGCTATGGAGGCTCAAAACCGGAACGGCATGAACCAGAACTGCTCTTTCATCTCGGTCGCGATCCTTCCGAGAAACGTAATGTCGCCGCCGCACATCCCGAGGTTCTCATTCGTATTCAGGAAGCTGTGAAGGCTCACCAATCCCAAGTGATTCCAGGCCCCCCACAGCTTCAATAG
- a CDS encoding aldehyde dehydrogenase family protein — protein sequence MALTDVMPQLRHAQQEWSRRSIAEKARIFRRFRHLLVSSQQEIIDTITIPQRQSLETLTAEILPLAEACQFLERVAGRALSPKKLSRRGQPLWMPGAKVWELRQPHGIVLVVGPSNYPLFLPGVQVLQGLMAGNGIILKPGRLAQPVSDLLKRLLVEAGLPEDLMYVTGESHAEVAEVLAQRPDFVVMTGSVGGGQAVLKLASEQLIPGTFELSGRDAMYLLPDASFQLAAQCLAFGLMINGGATCMAPRKVYCPLGRLNELVNLFQQEVGHRGGSCAVDRVHAEPAIQTLEQTVAQGGQVLAGSWSLEEDWQPVLLGNLAADAAVLHSDLFVPVATVFEYQSIEELLAEDRKSDYALSASIFGNTEKAMHLARQLSTGCVVINDLIAPTADPRVAFGGNRWSGYGRTRGIPGLMEMTTLQVIVSPRGRWKPHLGVKVSENLLSGLARWCHGAGATAREGLWQMLKNLWSR from the coding sequence GTGGCTCTAACTGATGTGATGCCTCAACTACGACATGCACAGCAGGAATGGAGTCGTCGCTCAATTGCAGAAAAAGCCCGTATCTTCCGGCGATTTCGCCATCTTCTTGTGAGTTCGCAGCAAGAAATCATTGATACGATCACGATTCCTCAAAGGCAATCTCTTGAGACGCTGACTGCGGAAATTCTTCCATTAGCCGAAGCGTGCCAATTTCTGGAACGTGTGGCAGGGCGGGCACTCTCGCCCAAAAAACTCTCAAGACGCGGTCAACCGCTCTGGATGCCAGGTGCGAAAGTTTGGGAACTTCGCCAGCCTCACGGCATTGTTCTGGTTGTGGGGCCATCCAACTATCCGCTCTTCCTGCCTGGAGTGCAGGTTCTTCAAGGACTCATGGCGGGTAACGGGATCATTTTGAAACCCGGTCGACTGGCGCAGCCGGTGTCTGATCTGTTGAAACGATTGCTGGTCGAAGCCGGTCTGCCGGAAGACCTGATGTATGTGACAGGTGAGAGCCATGCCGAGGTGGCCGAGGTACTTGCACAACGACCAGATTTTGTCGTCATGACAGGTTCCGTCGGCGGTGGCCAGGCCGTTCTGAAGTTAGCCAGTGAGCAACTCATACCTGGCACGTTTGAGCTTTCCGGTCGTGATGCGATGTACTTGCTCCCGGATGCCAGTTTTCAACTGGCCGCTCAATGTCTCGCGTTTGGTCTGATGATCAATGGCGGAGCGACGTGCATGGCTCCACGCAAAGTCTATTGTCCCCTGGGACGGCTCAATGAACTGGTGAATCTGTTCCAGCAGGAAGTCGGCCATCGAGGAGGTTCGTGCGCAGTGGATCGTGTTCATGCAGAACCAGCGATTCAGACCCTTGAACAAACAGTGGCCCAGGGTGGGCAAGTTCTGGCAGGTTCCTGGAGTCTGGAAGAAGACTGGCAACCGGTTCTTCTGGGGAATCTTGCTGCTGATGCCGCTGTATTGCACAGTGATTTGTTCGTCCCCGTGGCGACTGTGTTCGAGTATCAGTCGATCGAGGAACTGCTGGCAGAGGATCGGAAGTCTGATTATGCGTTGTCAGCTTCCATCTTTGGCAATACAGAAAAAGCCATGCATCTGGCTCGACAACTCTCGACTGGTTGTGTGGTCATCAATGATCTCATTGCACCGACAGCAGATCCACGAGTGGCTTTTGGCGGAAATCGATGGAGTGGCTATGGTCGCACGCGGGGAATTCCCGGTCTCATGGAGATGACGACCTTACAGGTGATTGTGTCCCCCCGGGGACGATGGAAGCCGCATCTGGGTGTTAAGGTTTCTGAAAATCTGCTTTCGGGATTGGCCAGGTGGTGCCATGGTGCAGGAGCGACAGCGCGAGAGGGTTTGTGGCAAATGCTCAAAAATTTATGGAGCAGATAA